In the Neodiprion virginianus isolate iyNeoVirg1 chromosome 2, iyNeoVirg1.1, whole genome shotgun sequence genome, TACGGTCACGTTTCTGCACGTTGAATATGTTTTGTATGGTCACGCGGAGCATGAGCGTGATCCGTTCTGTGTTAGATACTCGATCAACTTCGGAATGGGACTTTGTAAAGGGATGTTAAGGTCAATGAATAGTTGTTTCCAATCTGAATGTCCAGAGTAAATTTGAAGTCTCGTGAAAACAAGTTTTTTATACCATTTGTTTCTGCGAAATAATTCCActagaaattttatcagtatATTTGTATCTGTAATCTGGAATCATTTTTCTATCCCGAAGTTTGAAAGTGTTATACGAGTATATCTGTAAAATTTATTGcgattcaaaatattgaacgTATTTCAACCCATATTTCACTCTTCGTCGACGCGATGCACCGAAAGCATCGTCTAACCACTTCTACAAAGTTTACTGTGCATTTCTTTTCGTATAATTTAGCTAAAATTGAGGGTAAAACGATGCGCCGATCACTCAGCGTTTTGCCATATTGCGCTGCATCCCAAACTCGAAGTCGCGTCAACGATTGGCACACAAAAAACGAGAGAATGATTCTGGCACGAATAAAATTAACTGTGATTCCTTTATGAAACCTGATAACGTTCTGCAGTTTAAATTCGCAGAGTTCAAATTCGGTGAACTCCAAGTAAATCCGTATCATTGAAACTTATATACAAAGCCGTCCAATCGTTCGCTTCTCATTTACAACAAATGAATCGTTCGAATAACGACAACGCTTCATTGCTCTGCCTTTGTCAGATCCCTCTCTGAATCTGTGGCAAACAAAGAGATCCGAAAAGTGATTTAGGGGGAATTCGGTTTCTCGACTGGATACTGAAAACGGCTCTTGATCATTTCACAGAACATCGGACAGTCGACGCCAATAAACGACTCGCAATTAACGAATGGTCTTACCGATATGTGTATCTTCTCAGGATAAAATGTTACATGTACAAATGACCGATGCGATCGAATGGCAACGGTCACCTAAGGCTTTGACGTAAATCGGCACGTGTTTACCGAAGCTCAGCCTTGCCTAATTACTCGTTAGATTAAACTACTTTGACAACGACGAGGACCGCTGCATAGATTCGCTGGGTTGTCGACAGAGTCACGTGGTCGTATAGATCGGATGCACGAGCGCTTAATCAAGTTCACCTTGCCGTCCTGCGCCCTTTGCCGAGACCCATGCGTCACATATGACACGTGGGGAATATACCACCCCTATCGCTTTCACCGCGAGTTCCTCGTTCACGTCGTTATCTCCGCAGGATTTTACCGTGGACATTCGTAATCAAGTTAATATCTCGTATATTCCATTGCGTATCGTTTTGAAAGTAGTCACTCGACCGACTTGCAAAATTAGAATACGTAACCCGTTATTCACAggttaaaacaatttttcgtttcacctgtttttttttcttttatttatttctgtacACAAATTGAGTGGTGAAAGTTGCAATTAAAAATAGTCGAACTTccaattattttcgtagtgtgtaattgcaaaaatttcgactACCAATTACTTCTGAATTAGtaaattggaataaattcCTTACTCGTTACTTTTgtaatgaataatttgaaaaaattaaattacttATGGATTTTATGATTTGCATTTACGtgtacaaagaaaaatttaattaagcgcgtacatttaattttaatattcttagaatatttatttattctaatAAAATGACCGATGGTTGATTAAGTTTCCGTCACATATgtccataaattttttaagtaattagaagttgattttttttcactcactcgttagaaaaataccttttttgtaattttctcaagTACACACTACAAAAGTAATTcgtaattgaatatttttgaattacgtATTACGAAAGTAATTAGTATTTGAAATCTCGCAATATCGTTGTAGATGGAAAATAACGAgcctaaaattttttcatttcgtgaTTGACTTAGAGTTCTTTGGAAAAACGATTTTCCACTGAAATTCTTAATCCTTTATGAATAAGTGAATAGATACAATTATTTATGCGCATTTGTGAGGAGGTTGAAACACGTAACGCTGACAGTAATTGCTCGTAGTCCTGATTTCGAGCGAGATTTAAACGCAACGAAGATGCGCGCGTGCGATATGCTCGAGTGCATAACGACGACGCGATCATGCAAGGCTTCCTAGCATCCTAGGTGTCACTCGATAGTGAAATAGTGACGCAATGCCGTGCCCGGAGAACTATAAACCGTCACAAGCGCTGCTCAGGTTGAGCCTCCGCAGCCGCGGCCAAGAATATCCAAGAGTGGCTGCTCTTCACGGCATTGCATATGTCGCCGACCCGACAAGACCGCGAGCAGAGAGgtggtgaatttgaaaaactgaataTGCATGTCTCGGAAGTAATGAcggagaaaattataattagtGAATTACAAATTAAGAATTAGAAATACGACTTTTAATTGAATcgacgtaaaataaaaatcacattGTTTATTCCGTAATTAGGATTGTAATTTTAGATTAAACGCAACGATTGATTACATTGAAATATAGCAATTCGATGAAATGAAGATATTAATTGcaatcgataatttttattgacatGAAATTAGTTACCAGTTACTAATTACCGATTGAAAAtggaattcgaaatttatttcgcaTCAATCACAAATTGCACATTtaagaaatgtaaataaacaaaaataattgtagaTACACAGTGCCCTATACCGCTCCGACaatgatggaaaattttaaccTAATTAACGTTAACGTTTAAAAATGTAATCGAATTCGTTATTTGTGACTTATTGTGCAGAATCGCCTGGTGTGTTTGCGTTTTAATATCGAGTGCTGCGGCGTTGGGCATTATTGTTACGCTTATGGACAGATTCCAGACTGATCCGATGTTGGAGAGCTTGGATGTCCGACTTGACGGCGCTCCGATTCCTTTACCAAAAATTTATGTCTGTCCTCCTTGGGAATCGTTTGAAGAAAATGGTGCAAATAAGGTCGTATCGAATGGTTATTACTGGGTTTTATCCTACAGGGTCATTTATTGAATACTGGCCACGAGTGGGACTGACGCAGCCGATTTTACCCGAAGCCCATGGCCTTCGCTCAATCATCGAGCAGTCAGTATTCAATATATGACCCTGTAGATGATACCCGTTTACCCTGATTCCCTCCGATTTGTGTAATAGCCTAATAATTGACATCCGCAGAAGCCCGGCAACGATGTTTACAAACGTCTCTACAAATGGGACCTTAGCAGGCCTCTGCATGGTGTAAACTTAACTAATTCTGATGAATCCGCACGTGCTCGGGAGTTTTTCGTTCAGCATTCACCAAAGTGCGAAAGTTTCATCCGAAACTTCTCTGTGAAGTAATATCTTTTCACCTTATTATACGAATAAACAACGGTCTTAATCCAGTTATGTTATCTTTGGCATATGGCGAAAAATTTGGGATACCTACAGCTGATCGTTTTAGACGAATTTCACAAATATCATGGAAATGGAGAACATTGTGCAAGCTGTTGGAATTTAATTTTGTGGTATTATATCAAAGTGGTGTAAAATGCGCGATGGtagatcacttttattattaaatacgACGGCCATGACACTTAGTGTCTGTCGCAAGATGGCGTCTCCTAAATTCTGGGTTCCTAATTCTAAAAACCCTATTTCATtcattacgaaaaaatttcacaactcGATGATTATACACGTACAAATTCTCCGTCATCGTCGTTTGAAATCTTATTAATAGTTTAGAATATTAGAAATACTCGATAAGTACaaagaaaaatctttttgTTATCTGAAACGAATTATCTTGCAGCGGAATACAATTCAACTGTTCCTCTTTCGAGAGCTTTTTTGGGTCAGCGGGCAAATGCTTTACTGTCCCATCTGTGGATATTGTTATCGATACCGTCGAAATCAACTTCAGCTTTAGCCCGAGGTTCTACCCAACAAGGTGAGTGGATCTTGACATCGCTTCTCTATCACGTCAGCGCAAGTTACGAAAACTTCTTTGTAATATACTTTTCCCTTCGATCGTTGTAATAAAAACTTCAAATAGTCTGGCAAGCTTGTACCAATATTATCGAAACAATGATCAAAAGAAGCTTTGAGAATGTTCGAAACCGTTACGttttgatttaaaataaacTGTTTATTATATTTGTCTTAAAGCACGAGAAGGAATGATATCGGTTTTTAGTATGATTATATGGTAAAATGAAATCCACCAGCAATAGcgaatcaaaatttcataccAATCGCATTTATTTATCAaagcggtttttttttgtgggaTACTCTACTTTAGATCCATTTATTGTCACAAGATAAAAGTCTTGTAGCAACTTGCACGATGTTTTGTGTGCCTCGGTGTTGGGAAAATTCGCCtgaaacgatcagctgatcacCCAATTCGACTCCATATTGACGTAATCAAGGATCCTAATGACCTCAGTATAAATCAAAACGTCTTTTAATCCTATGGTAAAATATACGAAAACTTGACCGCCAGTGTTTGTggattttattatacaatttgcTACATTGCAACAATTAAATATAGTCGTGATATTTTTCCATCGTGTACGTTTTATCTTAAATGTAATTGATTATAGAATTTATGTGGCTCTACGCGAAGATCCAGATGTCCTGATGCATCTTccgtttcacatttttctgtTTCCATCGACCGTAACGGTGGATCTGCAAGAAACGTACACGTCACCGGAAGCCAGAGTGCTCGCACGATTTCAGCGAAAATGTTATTTTCCGGGAGAGCAGCCTCCCGTTGTGAAATGCGTGCTCGATTGTCAGGTGGCCAACTCTCTCGAACACTGTGATTGTGTTCCTTGGTACCTTGCCAGGGTTGGTGTCAAGGAGTGTCCGATAAACAGATACGAGTGCTTGAGCAGCAAGTCCGCAGAGATATTGGACGTGTCGAGGTGTCTATGCCGGCTGTCCTGCGCCAACATTGCCTTCAAGAAAGTCCAGTTCGATATGAAGTCAGCATCCGAAAACTGcgatatgaaaataatggcAAGGTCCAAGGTGAAGTTTAGAAGAACGGTTCGGTTCGGCTGGATCGATTTACTCGTATCTTTTGGCGGTATAGCCGGTCTTTTTCTTGGATCTTCGCTTTTATCAGGGGTTGAATTCGGCTATTATTTCTCTCTACGAACCTATTGCGGTGCCGTACTTACTGCACCAAAGCGCAGATACAACATCACGAAAATAAAGGTTATCGATGGCGTGTGGTCGGTAAGTTACCCGACGGGAACGCGGAAGAGGCTTGTCTTACCGAGAGATGAAACTACCACCTATGATTACGTAAATTGAGCTTTCGTTCATACGGCTGTagcttttttttatctctgaGTATAACGTGAGTACACTGATTGGACAAGCGTAGTAAACGAATAATCTAAGTAAATTGTAGATCACTTTCCCTATCAAGCTGAAAATTGTCCTATAAATGATACGGACATCATAACACGGTTGGTGAAAATCTTGACGAAAGCTTCGGTAATTCAAGAAATTACACCGCTTGTTGGTAATACAACATATTATTAATTGGATTATCGACTGAACTAAATTATTGTACAACTACTAATTGACACGCAAGCACGGTTGTTCGCCTGTAAACTAAGGTAACGTGTTTTTTATCGACGCAAGTTTCAAACGACACCAGCTACCTACAGAATCAGCAGCTTTGACCAGTTATCCGTTAAAACAGCACTGCAATCAGTAACCATGTAATCTTGACACCAGTATTCTTAATCCTTACTCGAATtaaagatttgaaaatgattatgAGTTAGATGAATTACATTACTATTATGGTTGTTTAATTATGTGTTCTGGGGATTTTTGAATTGGTCGAACAGTTTTTTGTGTAATGGGCAAGGGATAAGTCAATTACTTCAAAGTGTCCttcatgtataataatttcatttgattcTACGGTTGTACCAAACGAAATTCAAAGGTTTGAGTAAGAATTCTTCTAAATCGCATTTTACACTGACATCAATTTTGATTCTGTTAGaattaatataaaatgatTGTAGTTAAATGGTGATCGTAGAGTAATATATTGCATTAATAATCTTATAATCACAAGAAAATGTGGTATAATCAACTGTATCAACACATATTACTTAGAAATGGCAAAAGCCCATTTCCTAGTAACTGTAACTGTTTGTTACCAGCAAGACGAAGCGAATTGATATTACAAATCAAATATACACTAGTTTAGAATATTGATTATTCCATCGAATGGAACTATTCGTATTGCACTGCACGGTTTGGAATTAAATACAAAACAATTCCTATTCACTCATTCCTCGTTTTCAAGAATATAAGGGTCGGCCTCCGCCAAATCaaccacttttttttaccctttCGGATTTGTtccataattggttatatGGTAGTACTACTTAAAGGTActctctgtgaattttttcagatgtTTTAATTTACTCGTCTCGgaaacggttttttttaaacccgTATATCATGGAAGATTGAagttggacaaaaaaaaaactttaacgCA is a window encoding:
- the LOC124297912 gene encoding uncharacterized protein LOC124297912, with the protein product MPCPENYKPSQALLRLSLRSRGQEYPRVAALHGIAYVADPTRPRAERIAWCVCVLISSAAALGIIVTLMDRFQTDPMLESLDVRLDGAPIPLPKIYVCPPWESFEENGANKKPGNDVYKRLYKWDLSRPLHGVNLTNSDESARAREFFVQHSPKCESFIRNFSVNGIQFNCSSFESFFGSAGKCFTVPSVDIVIDTVEINFSFSPRFYPTRIYVALREDPDVLMHLPFHIFLFPSTVTVDLQETYTSPEARVLARFQRKCYFPGEQPPVVKCVLDCQVANSLEHCDCVPWYLARVGVKECPINRYECLSSKSAEILDVSRCLCRLSCANIAFKKVQFDMKSASENCDMKIMARSKVKFRRTVRFGWIDLLVSFGGIAGLFLGSSLLSGVEFGYYFSLRTYCGAVLTAPKRRYNITKIKVIDGVWSVSYPTGTRKRLVLPRDETTTYDYVN